From a region of the uncultured Desulfatiglans sp. genome:
- a CDS encoding hypothetical protein (Evidence 5 : Unknown function): protein MALNPKTEKILIGMLCLGGVAMAACGLILDSDTLFVLGLVGVVAGYSLLRKKLKAMLRDQESRYRGV from the coding sequence ATGGCACTGAATCCCAAGACTGAAAAGATCCTGATCGGCATGCTTTGTTTGGGGGGTGTCGCGATGGCGGCCTGTGGTCTGATCCTGGATAGCGACACCCTGTTTGTGCTGGGCCTGGTCGGAGTGGTCGCCGGTTATTCGCTGCTGCGGAAGAAATTGAAGGCGATGCTGCGTGATCAGGAGTCCCGCTACAGGGGTGTTTGA
- the rnjA gene encoding Ribonuclease J 1 has protein sequence MVKVIPLGGLGEIGLNMMLFEAGETILVVDCGLMFPDEHMPGVDLVIPSFAYLEDKRERVKAVILTHGHEDHIGAMPFFLRDFEVPVYGTRFTLALLEEKLKEHHLPGKVDFREVRAGDLTEVPPFKVEYISVSHSIVDGVGLAIQTPEGLIIHSGDFRIDPTPVDSQFTDLVRFAHHGESGVLAFFSDSTNAEKEGSTLSEREVTRTIEEIFRQAKGRIIVAAFASNITRIQQVILLAMKYGRRIVFNGKSMTTNVMIARRLGFIDMPDDLEISERQIPQFADDKITVLTTGTQGEPMSALARMAQGAHRTIQIKPGDTVVLSSRFIPGNERAITNIINRLYRLGADVIYEKVSEIHTSGHARQEELKTMLSLVRPRYLVPVHGEYRHLIKHARLAVEMGMSPEQTLVVEDGAVLACEGGRVMVQGQVETGRIMVDGKGVGDVAEMVLRDRRRLSGHGMVIVLLAIDAQTGEPVYGPDILSRGFVLQDQGGYILQEARELVREVTEELAASAPPVNWSDVEEEIERRLRRFFYKSIERNPLVLPLIISV, from the coding sequence ATGGTGAAGGTGATCCCTTTGGGGGGGTTGGGCGAGATCGGATTGAACATGATGCTCTTCGAGGCCGGCGAGACCATCCTGGTGGTGGACTGCGGCTTGATGTTCCCGGATGAGCATATGCCGGGGGTCGATCTGGTGATCCCCAGCTTCGCTTACCTCGAGGACAAGCGGGAACGGGTCAAGGCGGTGATCCTGACGCATGGCCATGAGGACCACATCGGCGCCATGCCCTTCTTCCTCCGCGACTTCGAGGTCCCCGTCTACGGAACGCGTTTCACCCTCGCCCTTCTGGAGGAAAAGCTGAAGGAACATCACCTTCCGGGGAAGGTGGATTTCAGGGAGGTCCGGGCCGGAGATCTGACCGAGGTGCCCCCCTTCAAGGTCGAATATATCTCTGTCAGCCACAGCATCGTCGACGGAGTGGGGCTCGCCATTCAGACCCCGGAGGGGTTGATCATCCACTCGGGCGATTTCAGGATCGATCCGACGCCCGTCGACAGCCAGTTCACCGACCTGGTCCGTTTTGCGCACCATGGTGAGAGCGGGGTACTCGCATTCTTCTCGGATTCCACCAATGCCGAGAAGGAAGGCTCCACGTTGAGCGAGCGGGAGGTGACCCGGACGATCGAGGAGATATTCCGTCAGGCGAAGGGAAGGATCATCGTTGCGGCCTTCGCATCGAACATCACCCGCATCCAGCAGGTGATCCTGCTCGCCATGAAATACGGCCGCCGCATTGTATTCAACGGCAAGAGCATGACGACCAATGTCATGATCGCTAGAAGGCTCGGTTTCATCGATATGCCGGATGACCTCGAGATCAGCGAGCGTCAGATCCCCCAATTCGCTGACGACAAGATTACGGTGCTCACGACCGGCACCCAGGGGGAGCCCATGTCGGCCCTGGCCCGGATGGCGCAGGGCGCCCACCGCACGATCCAGATCAAGCCGGGCGACACGGTAGTGCTCTCGTCGCGGTTCATCCCCGGAAATGAGCGGGCCATCACGAACATCATCAACCGCCTCTACCGCCTAGGGGCCGATGTCATCTACGAGAAGGTCTCCGAGATCCACACCTCCGGCCATGCCCGGCAGGAGGAACTGAAGACGATGTTGAGCCTCGTGAGGCCGCGCTATCTCGTGCCGGTCCATGGGGAATACCGCCACCTGATCAAACACGCGCGCCTGGCTGTGGAGATGGGGATGTCCCCCGAACAGACCCTGGTCGTCGAAGACGGCGCCGTGCTGGCCTGCGAGGGTGGACGGGTGATGGTTCAGGGGCAGGTGGAGACCGGCCGCATCATGGTGGACGGCAAGGGCGTTGGGGACGTGGCCGAGATGGTGTTGAGAGACCGGCGGCGGTTGAGCGGCCACGGCATGGTGATCGTTCTGCTTGCGATCGACGCGCAGACCGGCGAGCCGGTTTACGGACCGGATATCCTTTCGCGCGGCTTCGTCCTTCAGGATCAGGGGGGCTACATCCTTCAGGAGGCCAGGGAACTGGTGCGCGAGGTTACCGAGGAGTTGGCCGCATCCGCTCCGCCCGTCAACTGGAGCGATGTCGAAGAGGAGATCGAGAGGCGGCTCAGGCGCTTTTTCTATAAATCCATCGAACGTAATCCCCTGGTGCTGCCGCTGATCATCTCCGTTTGA
- a CDS encoding hypothetical protein (Evidence 5 : Unknown function), translating to MSAPLRFERQCKTGGLSVFVNRRLEFLLGVHVQQPFEMPSIRITVSRRGAIRSGTSYTTRCPLDQSLPWMRRSEGAEPGARRDDLSELARNLIFYPLHRGAQPVLCLTQGAQKGKVLFIL from the coding sequence ATGTCTGCGCCGCTCCGGTTCGAGAGGCAATGCAAGACAGGGGGGCTTTCCGTGTTCGTGAACCGGCGGCTCGAGTTCCTTTTGGGTGTACACGTTCAGCAGCCTTTCGAGATGCCCTCGATCAGGATCACGGTCAGCCGCCGGGGAGCCATCCGGTCAGGGACTTCTTATACCACGAGATGCCCTCTCGATCAATCCCTCCCCTGGATGCGCCGATCCGAGGGTGCTGAACCGGGGGCGCGTAGAGATGATTTGAGCGAACTGGCCCGAAACCTTATCTTTTACCCGCTCCATCGAGGTGCGCAGCCGGTTCTTTGCTTGACTCAGGGGGCGCAAAAGGGTAAGGTCCTGTTTATTTTATGA
- the ftsK gene encoding DNA translocase FtsK, protein MPPPLNRICGRTGKTASMPPVFGGEKTGAPVGVLKTDTEREGKRNVKAKDATEARPAGRTYSIKSEIKGLLLSCLTVFLGGSLLSYHPQDPLFWNVTGFSWKAGNLFGTAGAHLAGFCLTLAGFAALWLVLLLGVFSILAFKRRPMPPAWKTTAAVLVLIASTAVLLHLHFPGGVLVRGAAVMSGGLAGMMGARLSIRFFNPTGAYILSLTVFVVAFMISTRLSLGWLCATLWAVVMRAVRRVSEGVYKRRERRTRIRRTKTAHEQLKARRKVTIVDPPKPPKKAPEQEVFAFVQADGGFALPRLDLLNDPPERQDARIQKESLEMNARMLEKKLVDFGVEGEVVEILPGPVITLYEYKPAPGVKISKVAGLSDDLALALRAASIRIVAPIPGKAAIGIEIPNHQRELVCLKEILWSETFKETPYKLPIALGKDITGAPVIADLAKMPHLLVAGATGTGKSVSINTIVNSLLFKMMPETVRFLMIDPKRIELSVYQDIPHLLHPVVTQPKEATKALRWAVREMERRYMLLSDRGVRNIQTYNAKVLKEKAPPTEGEGEGEGASQVLPYIILVIDELADLMMVSSKEVEDAIARLAQMSRAAGIHLIIATQRPSVDVLTGVIKANFPARISFQVSSKVDSRTILDRMGAETLLGDGDMLFLPPGVGRLTRIHGAYVSEEEVQRVTDFLRGQRKPQYDESVLAEVAQDEEAAEEDAELDQKYDEAVALVLQTGQASISMVQRRLRVGYNRAARMIEAMERQGIVGPSDGVRPREVYGDR, encoded by the coding sequence TTGCCCCCGCCTTTGAACAGGATCTGCGGGCGCACCGGCAAGACGGCTTCCATGCCGCCGGTGTTTGGAGGGGAAAAAACAGGAGCGCCGGTCGGGGTTCTGAAAACCGATACGGAGCGAGAGGGGAAGCGGAACGTGAAGGCGAAAGATGCGACAGAGGCGAGGCCGGCTGGGCGAACCTATTCCATCAAGAGCGAGATCAAAGGTCTGCTGCTTTCCTGCCTGACGGTTTTTTTGGGCGGGAGTCTGTTGAGCTACCACCCGCAGGATCCCCTTTTCTGGAATGTGACGGGTTTTTCGTGGAAGGCCGGCAACCTTTTCGGTACGGCAGGGGCGCACCTGGCCGGTTTTTGTCTGACCCTCGCGGGTTTTGCGGCCCTGTGGCTGGTGCTGCTGCTGGGGGTCTTTTCCATCCTGGCCTTCAAGCGCCGCCCGATGCCCCCTGCATGGAAGACCACCGCGGCGGTCTTGGTGTTGATCGCCTCGACCGCCGTGCTGCTGCACCTGCACTTCCCCGGCGGCGTCCTGGTCCGCGGTGCGGCGGTCATGAGCGGGGGCTTGGCCGGCATGATGGGGGCGCGCCTGAGCATCCGGTTTTTCAATCCGACCGGCGCCTACATCCTGAGCCTGACGGTGTTTGTCGTCGCGTTCATGATCTCGACCCGTTTGTCGCTGGGCTGGCTGTGCGCCACCCTCTGGGCCGTCGTCATGCGGGCGGTCCGAAGGGTCTCGGAGGGGGTCTACAAACGCCGTGAACGCAGGACCCGCATCCGCCGGACGAAAACCGCGCACGAGCAGCTCAAGGCCCGGCGGAAGGTCACGATCGTGGATCCGCCGAAGCCCCCGAAAAAGGCCCCCGAGCAGGAGGTCTTCGCGTTCGTGCAGGCGGACGGCGGCTTCGCGCTTCCCCGCCTCGATCTGCTGAACGATCCGCCGGAGAGGCAGGATGCTCGGATCCAGAAAGAAAGCCTCGAAATGAACGCCCGGATGCTGGAAAAAAAGCTGGTGGATTTCGGGGTGGAGGGCGAGGTCGTGGAGATCCTGCCCGGGCCCGTGATTACGCTCTATGAGTACAAACCGGCGCCCGGCGTGAAGATCAGCAAGGTGGCCGGCCTTTCGGACGACCTGGCGCTCGCGCTGCGGGCCGCGAGCATCCGGATCGTGGCCCCGATCCCCGGCAAGGCCGCTATCGGGATCGAGATCCCCAATCACCAGCGCGAACTGGTGTGCCTCAAGGAGATCCTGTGGAGCGAGACCTTCAAGGAGACCCCCTACAAGCTCCCGATCGCGCTCGGCAAGGACATCACCGGAGCACCGGTGATCGCCGATCTCGCCAAGATGCCGCACCTGCTGGTCGCCGGGGCGACCGGCACGGGGAAGAGCGTGTCGATCAACACCATCGTCAACAGCCTGCTCTTCAAGATGATGCCGGAGACTGTCCGGTTTCTGATGATCGATCCGAAGCGGATCGAACTGTCCGTCTACCAGGATATCCCACACCTCCTCCACCCCGTCGTGACCCAGCCGAAGGAGGCGACGAAGGCTTTGCGGTGGGCGGTGCGGGAGATGGAGCGGCGGTACATGCTGCTTTCGGACCGGGGGGTCCGGAATATCCAGACCTACAACGCCAAGGTGCTGAAGGAAAAGGCCCCCCCGACGGAGGGCGAGGGGGAGGGCGAGGGCGCGTCGCAGGTGCTGCCCTACATCATCCTGGTCATCGACGAACTTGCCGACCTGATGATGGTCTCGTCGAAGGAGGTCGAGGACGCCATCGCCCGGCTGGCCCAGATGTCGCGGGCGGCCGGGATCCACCTGATCATCGCCACGCAGAGGCCGTCCGTGGATGTCCTGACCGGCGTCATCAAGGCCAACTTCCCGGCCCGGATCTCGTTCCAGGTCTCCTCCAAGGTAGACTCCCGGACGATCCTGGACCGCATGGGGGCCGAGACCCTCCTCGGGGACGGCGACATGCTGTTCCTGCCGCCCGGGGTGGGGCGTCTGACCCGCATCCACGGCGCCTACGTCTCGGAGGAAGAGGTTCAACGGGTCACGGATTTCCTGCGGGGGCAGCGCAAGCCTCAGTATGATGAATCCGTCCTGGCGGAGGTGGCCCAGGATGAGGAGGCCGCCGAAGAGGATGCCGAACTCGACCAAAAATACGATGAAGCGGTCGCTTTGGTCCTGCAAACAGGCCAGGCCTCGATTTCCATGGTGCAACGGAGGCTCCGGGTCGGTTATAATCGTGCTGCCCGGATGATCGAGGCCATGGAGAGGCAGGGGATCGTCGGCCCGTCGGACGGGGTTCGTCCGCGTGAGGTTTACGGCGACCGTTAG
- the ssb gene encoding Single-stranded DNA-binding protein — MAGVNKVILVGRLGRDPEIRYTTGGDAVATLSLATSDEWKDKNTGERQERTEWHRVILWRRLAEISGEYLKKGSQIYIEGKLQTRSWEDRDGNKRYTTEIVAQNMQMLDSPAGGGRPSAPDRPPFPDEAPGSMPEDDIPF, encoded by the coding sequence ATGGCGGGAGTCAACAAAGTCATTCTGGTCGGTCGACTGGGAAGGGATCCTGAGATCCGCTACACGACAGGCGGTGATGCCGTGGCCACCTTGAGCCTGGCCACCTCAGACGAGTGGAAAGACAAGAACACCGGGGAAAGGCAGGAAAGGACCGAGTGGCATCGAGTCATCTTGTGGCGCCGGCTCGCTGAAATCAGCGGGGAATATCTCAAGAAGGGCAGCCAAATCTACATCGAAGGCAAACTTCAGACGCGGTCCTGGGAAGACCGCGACGGCAACAAACGGTACACCACGGAAATCGTTGCCCAGAACATGCAGATGCTCGACTCTCCCGCCGGCGGAGGCCGCCCGAGCGCCCCGGACAGACCGCCGTTCCCGGATGAGGCGCCCGGTTCCATGCCCGAAGACGACATCCCGTTCTAG
- the sucD gene encoding succinyl-CoA synthetase, NAD(P)-binding, alpha subunit (Evidence 2a : Function from experimental evidences in other organisms; PubMedId : 10625475, 2548486, 3002435, 6995430, 7017725, 7783627, 8144675, 9298646, 9917402; Product type e : enzyme) — protein MSIWVDETSRVVVQGITGKEGTFHTERMIDYGTVVAAGVTPGKGGGKAVRGVPVFHSVAKAVAEEGVDVSCIFVPPPFAADAVMEAAAAEVRVIVCITEGIPVLDMVRVAHFLRGRDCVLIGPNCPGIISPGKTKVGIMPGDIHRRGPIAVLSRSGTLTYEVVDQLTRAGLGQSTCIGIGGDPIVGTCFIDHLERLKDDPETKGVVLIGEIGGTAEEEAARYVAACFPKPVIAFIAGRTAPPGRRMGHAGAIISGGRGKAQDKIDALEQAGVTVAHDLGRLGQTALEVMGAAGVLPNLA, from the coding sequence ATGAGCATATGGGTGGATGAAACCAGTCGGGTGGTGGTCCAGGGGATCACAGGCAAAGAGGGCACCTTTCACACGGAGCGGATGATCGATTATGGCACGGTGGTGGCGGCGGGCGTGACCCCGGGCAAGGGGGGCGGCAAAGCGGTGCGCGGCGTGCCGGTTTTCCACTCCGTCGCCAAAGCGGTGGCGGAGGAGGGTGTCGATGTCTCCTGCATCTTCGTTCCGCCTCCCTTTGCGGCCGATGCGGTGATGGAGGCTGCGGCGGCGGAGGTGCGGGTGATCGTCTGCATCACCGAGGGGATTCCGGTGCTCGACATGGTGCGTGTCGCGCATTTTCTGCGCGGAAGGGACTGCGTCCTGATCGGGCCGAACTGCCCCGGCATTATTTCACCGGGCAAGACCAAAGTGGGAATCATGCCGGGGGATATCCACAGGCGCGGGCCGATAGCGGTCCTCTCCAGAAGCGGGACCCTGACCTACGAGGTGGTCGACCAGCTCACGCGGGCCGGATTGGGGCAGTCGACCTGCATCGGGATCGGCGGGGACCCTATCGTCGGGACCTGCTTCATCGACCACCTGGAACGGCTGAAGGACGATCCGGAGACGAAGGGGGTCGTTCTGATCGGGGAGATCGGCGGGACGGCCGAAGAGGAGGCCGCCCGCTATGTGGCTGCATGCTTCCCCAAACCGGTGATCGCCTTCATTGCCGGCCGGACGGCGCCGCCGGGGAGGCGGATGGGGCATGCCGGCGCCATCATCTCAGGCGGGCGGGGAAAGGCGCAGGACAAGATCGACGCGCTCGAACAGGCCGGTGTAACGGTGGCACACGACCTCGGCCGCCTGGGGCAGACCGCCCTGGAGGTGATGGGTGCCGCCGGAGTCCTGCCGAACCTTGCTTGA
- a CDS encoding conserved hypothetical protein (Evidence 4 : Unknown function but conserved in other organisms) has translation MNKILDIAGRLKEKQREEQIEANRRKLETIQRTIHCSLCSFKCGMCGHHFDTTDAFCPPDTSTDEISLCDSCREEFEDFMEQVSGKKGRRMFWHNKEWVQLWSAWLDYREAMVNFRKSYEFRRLIQELDT, from the coding sequence ATGAACAAGATCCTGGATATCGCTGGACGCCTGAAGGAAAAACAGCGCGAAGAGCAGATCGAGGCCAACCGCCGGAAGCTGGAAACGATCCAGAGGACGATCCATTGTTCTCTCTGCTCTTTCAAGTGCGGCATGTGCGGGCATCATTTCGACACCACCGATGCGTTTTGTCCTCCGGATACGTCCACGGACGAAATCAGCCTTTGCGACAGCTGCCGAGAGGAATTCGAGGACTTCATGGAACAGGTGTCGGGCAAGAAAGGCCGCCGGATGTTTTGGCACAACAAAGAATGGGTTCAGCTCTGGTCAGCCTGGCTCGACTATCGCGAAGCCATGGTCAATTTTAGAAAATCTTATGAATTCAGGCGCTTGATCCAGGAATTGGACACCTGA
- a CDS encoding conserved hypothetical protein (Evidence 4 : Unknown function but conserved in other organisms): MFIETAPPPEKRLTIQGTFRFDCHQGLPCFNTCCRNKHLPLTPYDVLRLRRNLNLHSDVFLDRYTLYRTDPQSGFPVVLLRMSDGADGRCPFLGVDGCKVYADRPTACRLYPLCRVSGYASGNGRLEAFFYMLDAPQCLGRQEDRIWTVGTWHTGQGLDPYSAMNDRMLELIFHPRRASGKGLDERQLQKVLVACYNLDIFREFVFSTGFLDRFEVPVNIRECIAEQDTALLDLGLAFLRKTLFPPD, translated from the coding sequence ATGTTCATCGAAACCGCACCACCCCCCGAAAAACGACTGACCATCCAGGGCACCTTCCGCTTCGACTGTCATCAGGGGCTGCCCTGCTTCAACACGTGCTGCCGGAACAAGCACCTCCCGCTGACGCCTTACGATGTCCTCAGGCTTCGCAGGAATCTGAACCTGCACTCCGACGTCTTCCTCGATCGGTACACCCTGTACCGCACAGACCCCCAATCCGGGTTTCCCGTCGTTCTGCTCAGGATGAGCGATGGGGCCGATGGACGCTGCCCCTTCCTCGGAGTCGATGGATGCAAAGTCTATGCCGACCGACCGACCGCCTGCCGCCTCTACCCGCTGTGCCGCGTATCGGGGTATGCCTCCGGCAACGGCCGGCTCGAAGCCTTCTTTTATATGCTTGATGCGCCCCAGTGCCTCGGCAGGCAGGAAGACAGGATATGGACGGTTGGCACCTGGCACACGGGGCAAGGGCTCGACCCTTACTCCGCCATGAACGACAGGATGCTGGAGCTCATATTCCACCCACGCCGCGCTTCGGGGAAAGGACTCGATGAACGTCAGCTCCAGAAGGTTCTGGTGGCATGCTACAATCTGGACATCTTTCGTGAATTCGTGTTTTCGACCGGCTTTCTGGATCGGTTCGAGGTCCCGGTGAACATCAGGGAGTGCATAGCCGAACAAGACACCGCCCTGCTCGACCTGGGCCTCGCCTTTCTACGGAAGACCCTTTTCCCCCCGGATTGA
- the sucC gene encoding succinyl-CoA synthetase, beta subunit (Evidence 2a : Function from experimental evidences in other organisms; PubMedId : 10625475, 3002435, 6995430, 7017725, 8144675, 9298646, 9917402; Product type e : enzyme) gives MKIHEYQAKEIFRGAGIPVPDGVVANSPEEAVEAVRRVKGPPWVVKAQVHAGGRGQGGGVKVVRSPEEAEAAAEKILGAPLVTRQTGPQGVRVNQVLVEGGEDIDRELYLGMVIDRVTARPTMIFSPSGGMDIEVVASEAPEYIFEEAVDPATGWMPFQGRNLAYALDPLPEPAVLKGLMQVMQHVYEIFLAHDCSLVEINPLVITRDGKVVALDAKLTIDDNALFRQKTMLELDDPREKDPLELIAEKHRLNYIRLDGNVGAMVNGAGLAMATMDVIKMAGAEPANFLDVGGGATEEMITRGFEIILSDDRVKAILINIFGGILRCDVLARGVVAAARKTSIGVPLIVRLEGTNVEEGRAILRESDLKFLVAHNLAEAAELVSKNLS, from the coding sequence ATGAAGATACACGAATATCAGGCCAAGGAGATCTTCAGAGGGGCCGGCATTCCGGTGCCCGACGGAGTGGTGGCGAATTCCCCTGAAGAGGCCGTCGAAGCGGTGCGGCGCGTAAAGGGCCCGCCCTGGGTGGTCAAGGCCCAGGTACATGCCGGCGGGCGGGGGCAGGGAGGGGGCGTTAAGGTGGTCCGGAGTCCGGAGGAGGCGGAGGCGGCCGCGGAAAAGATCCTTGGGGCGCCGCTCGTCACCAGGCAGACGGGTCCTCAGGGGGTGCGCGTGAACCAGGTTCTGGTGGAAGGGGGGGAGGACATCGACCGGGAGCTTTACCTCGGGATGGTGATCGATCGGGTGACTGCCCGCCCGACCATGATCTTCAGCCCATCGGGGGGGATGGACATCGAGGTGGTGGCGTCGGAGGCCCCGGAGTATATCTTCGAAGAGGCCGTCGATCCTGCGACGGGGTGGATGCCGTTTCAGGGCCGCAATCTGGCATACGCCCTGGATCCGCTGCCCGAGCCCGCGGTATTGAAGGGATTGATGCAGGTGATGCAGCATGTCTACGAGATCTTCCTGGCCCACGACTGTTCCCTGGTCGAGATCAATCCGCTGGTGATCACCCGCGACGGGAAGGTCGTGGCGCTCGACGCCAAGTTGACGATCGACGACAACGCCCTTTTCAGACAGAAAACCATGCTCGAGTTGGACGATCCGCGGGAGAAGGATCCGCTCGAGTTGATCGCCGAGAAGCACCGCCTCAACTACATCCGCCTCGACGGCAACGTGGGGGCGATGGTCAACGGCGCCGGGCTGGCGATGGCGACCATGGACGTGATCAAGATGGCCGGGGCCGAGCCGGCCAATTTTTTGGATGTGGGAGGCGGGGCCACGGAGGAGATGATCACCAGGGGGTTCGAGATCATCCTGTCGGATGACCGGGTCAAGGCGATCCTGATCAATATCTTCGGAGGGATCCTGCGCTGCGATGTCCTCGCCAGGGGCGTCGTCGCCGCGGCCCGCAAGACCAGCATCGGGGTCCCTCTGATCGTGCGCCTCGAAGGCACGAATGTGGAAGAGGGGCGGGCCATCCTGAGGGAGTCGGACCTGAAGTTCCTGGTGGCCCACAATCTGGCGGAGGCGGCTGAACTCGTATCCAAAAACCTTTCCTGA
- a CDS encoding Cupin 2, conserved barrel domain protein (modular protein) codes for MTRGWNSFSVDSEKISDSCGGERGCVVPMENVKPKVCHYEDVPARDFGAEAPGVSIRWVIGEADGAPTYALRMIEVAPGCRTPDHSHPFEHENYVVAGSGQVRLGQDWHEIGAGSIVFVPGGLRHCYRNTGSEVLKFLCGIPVSAAKP; via the coding sequence TTGACAAGGGGCTGGAATTCATTTAGTGTCGATTCGGAAAAGATTTCCGACTCGTGCGGCGGTGAACGGGGGTGTGTTGTGCCGATGGAAAACGTGAAACCGAAGGTTTGTCATTACGAGGATGTCCCGGCCAGGGATTTCGGGGCCGAGGCCCCCGGTGTGTCCATCCGCTGGGTGATCGGGGAGGCCGACGGGGCGCCGACGTATGCCCTTCGCATGATCGAGGTGGCTCCGGGCTGTCGGACGCCCGACCACAGCCATCCGTTCGAGCACGAGAATTACGTGGTCGCGGGGAGCGGCCAGGTGCGGCTCGGGCAGGATTGGCATGAGATCGGCGCGGGCAGCATCGTCTTCGTTCCGGGCGGCCTGCGCCACTGCTACCGCAACACGGGGAGCGAGGTGCTGAAGTTTCTCTGCGGGATACCGGTTTCGGCCGCCAAACCCTGA
- a CDS encoding CBS domain protein, giving the protein MDVKARDIMVREFDTVAADAPLKEAVKKLHEAQVRPTGYKAFGIPVVDSIGHVTGMLSMFDVIYHLRPPFMNYELESFSTWEGELGPYLERFEDLRVEEVMSTPVATAEADDQVMVVMDRMVKRRARRLPVVEGNRMIGMIYLSDVFHYLCKSWL; this is encoded by the coding sequence ATGGACGTGAAGGCAAGAGACATCATGGTGAGGGAGTTTGACACGGTAGCGGCGGATGCGCCTCTGAAAGAGGCGGTCAAGAAGCTTCACGAGGCTCAGGTCCGGCCGACGGGATATAAGGCCTTCGGCATCCCGGTGGTCGATTCGATCGGGCACGTGACGGGGATGCTCTCCATGTTCGATGTCATCTATCATCTGCGTCCGCCCTTCATGAACTACGAACTCGAGAGTTTTTCCACCTGGGAGGGGGAACTCGGCCCCTACCTCGAGCGGTTCGAGGACCTGAGGGTGGAAGAGGTGATGAGCACCCCCGTCGCCACGGCCGAAGCGGACGATCAGGTGATGGTCGTCATGGACCGCATGGTCAAGAGAAGGGCCCGGCGGCTGCCCGTGGTGGAAGGCAACCGGATGATAGGCATGATCTACCTCTCGGATGTTTTCCACTATCTTTGCAAGAGCTGGTTGTAG
- the tatA gene encoding Sec-independent protein translocase protein TatA: MFGIGMPELIIILIIILIIFGAGKLPEIGSGIGKGIKNFKKATHEPQEEIDAPADQEKEDKAKS; the protein is encoded by the coding sequence ATGTTTGGCATCGGCATGCCCGAACTGATCATCATCCTGATCATCATCCTGATCATCTTCGGGGCGGGAAAACTCCCCGAGATCGGCAGCGGTATCGGCAAGGGGATCAAGAATTTCAAGAAGGCGACGCACGAACCGCAGGAAGAGATCGATGCCCCCGCGGATCAGGAGAAGGAAGACAAGGCCAAATCCTGA
- the orn gene encoding oligoribonuclease (Evidence 2a : Function from experimental evidences in other organisms; PubMedId : 16682444, 9573169; Product type e : enzyme) translates to MAAPLVWLDLEMTGLDPERHVILEIASLLTDGDLRTLEAGPHRVIHHTEDVLSRMDSWSAEQHGASGLLEKVRRSAWTCEAAEAETLAFLARHCATGVAPLCGNSVWQDRRFLIRHMPRLAEFFHYRNIDVSSIKELVRRWYPELPPFRKEKLHLALSDIEESIRELAYYRCSVFKPSEDPQAPGGSM, encoded by the coding sequence ATGGCGGCGCCGCTGGTATGGCTCGATCTCGAGATGACGGGGCTCGACCCTGAACGGCATGTGATCCTGGAGATCGCCTCCCTCTTGACGGACGGCGACCTGCGTACCTTGGAGGCCGGGCCGCACCGGGTGATTCACCATACGGAAGACGTTCTCTCGCGGATGGACAGCTGGAGCGCCGAACAGCACGGCGCCTCCGGCCTACTCGAAAAGGTGCGCCGATCCGCGTGGACTTGCGAGGCTGCCGAAGCGGAGACCCTGGCTTTTCTAGCACGTCACTGCGCGACCGGCGTGGCGCCCCTTTGCGGGAACTCCGTCTGGCAGGACCGGCGCTTCCTGATCCGCCACATGCCGCGCTTGGCCGAATTTTTCCACTACCGGAACATCGACGTGAGTTCGATCAAGGAACTGGTGCGGCGCTGGTATCCGGAGCTCCCACCCTTCCGCAAAGAGAAGCTCCACCTCGCCTTGTCGGATATAGAGGAATCGATCCGGGAACTCGCCTATTACCGGTGCAGCGTCTTCAAACCGTCCGAAGATCCGCAGGCCCCTGGTGGATCGATGTGA